The following proteins are encoded in a genomic region of Alphaproteobacteria bacterium:
- a CDS encoding STY0301 family protein produces MKKFFALTLLVGASVMAPAAFAAADAPAAAVVAAIPPQEAIILCPPMLRHVPVIEDLHAKAWKLGGPKQAAPLKDGRIFIGKPTEDALTPEAEVKPIPHLDKAKEEFVQIWQFSDQQRGHMVLVCDYSGTDNFLMRALDASVSQCASHDPLDREKGQIAIGCQ; encoded by the coding sequence ATGAAAAAATTCTTTGCGCTGACTCTCCTCGTCGGGGCGAGCGTCATGGCTCCGGCTGCTTTTGCCGCCGCCGACGCTCCTGCCGCCGCCGTCGTCGCGGCGATTCCTCCGCAGGAAGCGATTATCCTGTGTCCTCCGATGTTGCGGCACGTGCCGGTGATTGAAGACCTGCATGCGAAAGCGTGGAAGCTTGGCGGACCGAAACAAGCGGCGCCGCTCAAGGATGGGCGCATATTTATCGGCAAGCCGACCGAAGATGCGTTGACGCCGGAAGCCGAGGTCAAGCCGATTCCGCATCTGGACAAAGCCAAGGAAGAGTTCGTGCAGATATGGCAATTCAGCGATCAGCAGCGCGGCCATATGGTGCTGGTGTGCGACTATTCCGGCACCGACAATTTCCTGATGCGCGCGCTGGACGCCAGTGTCAGCCAATGCGCCTCGCACGATCCCCTGGACAGAGAAAAGGGGCAAATCGCCATTGGCTGCCAATGA
- the mdh gene encoding malate dehydrogenase, translated as MARRKIALVGAGQIGGTLALLAAQKELGDIVLVDIAEGIPEGKALDLYQTGPVESFNARLSGSTDYSAIKGADVVIVTAGVPRKPGMSRDDLIGINTGIVKAAGENIKKHAPDAFVIVVTNPLDVMVWVMQQITGFAPNKVAGMAGVLDGSRFRAFLAMEFNVSVEDVYACVLGGHGDTMVPMVRYSTVAGIPLPDLVKMGWTTQERIDQIVQRTRDGGAEIVKLLKTGSAFYAPAASAIAMAESYLKDQRRILPCAAHLTGQYGVKDLYVGVPALIGAGGIEKIVEMQLTAEEKAMFDKSVGAVRELMEATRPILEKAA; from the coding sequence ATGGCGCGTCGGAAAATCGCCCTGGTCGGGGCCGGACAGATCGGCGGCACTTTGGCGCTTCTCGCGGCGCAAAAGGAGCTGGGCGATATCGTTCTCGTCGATATCGCCGAGGGTATTCCCGAGGGCAAGGCGCTCGACCTTTATCAGACGGGGCCTGTCGAATCATTCAACGCCAGGCTTTCCGGCAGCACCGATTACAGCGCGATCAAAGGCGCCGACGTCGTGATCGTCACGGCGGGCGTGCCGCGCAAGCCCGGCATGAGCCGCGACGACCTGATCGGCATCAATACCGGCATCGTCAAGGCGGCGGGCGAAAATATCAAGAAGCACGCTCCCGACGCTTTCGTCATCGTCGTCACCAATCCGCTCGACGTCATGGTCTGGGTGATGCAGCAGATCACCGGTTTCGCGCCCAACAAGGTCGCCGGCATGGCCGGGGTGCTGGACGGCTCGCGGTTTCGCGCTTTCCTCGCCATGGAATTCAATGTTTCGGTCGAGGACGTCTATGCCTGCGTTCTCGGCGGCCACGGCGATACGATGGTGCCGATGGTGCGCTACTCCACCGTGGCCGGGATTCCCCTGCCCGATCTCGTCAAAATGGGCTGGACGACGCAGGAGCGCATCGACCAGATCGTGCAGCGCACCCGCGACGGCGGCGCCGAAATCGTCAAGCTGCTCAAGACCGGCTCCGCGTTTTATGCGCCTGCCGCTTCGGCGATCGCGATGGCTGAAAGCTATCTCAAGGATCAGCGCCGGATTCTGCCTTGCGCCGCGCACCTGACCGGCCAGTACGGCGTCAAGGATTTATATGTCGGCGTCCCGGCTTTGATTGGCGCGGGCGGCATCGAGAAGATCGTCGAAATGCAGCTCACCGCCGAGGAAAAGGCCATGTTCGACAAATCGGTCGGCGCGGTGCGCGAACTTATGGAAGCAACCCGCCCTATCCTAGAGAAAGCCGCCTGA
- the radC gene encoding DNA repair protein RadC — protein sequence MKARALRELPSQILESAEVPAAEKPESPHWLGHRQRLRERLFGSGNDALQDYELLELLLGTALPRRDVKPLAKKLLAEFKTLWALVNASQTRLRHAGLSDGAIGLLLAAGAIALRAQRGQVMDRPLLSSWQKIVDYCHMALAHETKEQFRLLFLDRRNQLLHDEIMQRGTIDHTPVYPREIVQRALELGAGAIVLVHNHPSGDPTPSHADIEMTKLIVAACKPIDITVHDHIIVGQGKTASFRSLGLL from the coding sequence ATGAAAGCCCGCGCCCTCCGCGAATTGCCGAGCCAGATTCTCGAGTCCGCCGAAGTCCCGGCGGCTGAAAAGCCCGAATCGCCCCATTGGCTCGGCCACCGGCAAAGGCTGCGCGAACGGTTGTTCGGGTCCGGCAACGATGCGCTGCAGGATTACGAACTGCTGGAGCTTCTTCTCGGCACCGCCCTGCCGCGCCGCGACGTCAAGCCGCTGGCGAAAAAGCTGCTCGCGGAATTCAAGACTTTATGGGCGCTCGTTAATGCTTCCCAGACCCGCCTGCGCCACGCCGGACTGAGCGACGGCGCCATCGGGCTTTTGCTGGCGGCGGGCGCCATCGCGCTGCGCGCGCAACGCGGGCAGGTCATGGATCGCCCGCTGCTGTCCTCATGGCAAAAGATCGTCGATTACTGCCATATGGCGCTGGCGCACGAAACCAAGGAGCAGTTCCGCCTGCTGTTCCTCGACCGGCGCAATCAGCTGCTGCATGACGAAATCATGCAGCGCGGCACCATCGATCATACCCCCGTTTATCCGCGCGAAATCGTGCAGCGGGCGCTGGAACTCGGCGCGGGCGCGATCGTGCTGGTGCATAATCATCCCAGCGGCGACCCGACGCCCAGCCATGCCGACATCGAAATGACCAAGTTGATCGTCGCCGCCTGCAAGCCCATCGATATCACGGTGCACGACCATATCATCGTCGGGCAGGGCAAGACCGCGAGCTTCCGGTCGCTGGGGCTTCTTTGA
- the purB gene encoding adenylosuccinate lyase, which yields MIPRYSRAEMARIWEPDNRFRIWFEIEAHACDAMAALGMIPKEAAKTIWERGKWDIARIDEIEKETRHDVLAFLTNLGEHVGPDARFIHQGMTSSDVLDTAFAVQLAQAADLLLADLDEVLEALKLRVEMHLDTLCIGRSHGIHAEPTSFGLKLATHYAAFKRGRKRLELARAEIATCAISGPVGTFATVDPRIEKHVAEKLGLGVEPISTQVIPRDRHAMFFAVLGVIASTIENLAVEIRHLQRSEVREVEEAFAKGQKGSSAMPHKRNPVLSENLTGLARIVRAAVTPALENVALWHERDISHSAVERVFGPDATIALDFALARLAGLVRGLLIYPERMHENLDSLGGLHFSQRVLLALIAAGMSREAAYAKVQENAMKVWDKLQVGIHPDFREQLAADPEIAKLLPPEKLAECFDLNFYIRHAREIWERVK from the coding sequence ATGATCCCTCGCTATTCCCGCGCCGAGATGGCGCGCATCTGGGAACCGGACAACAGATTCCGCATCTGGTTCGAGATCGAGGCCCATGCCTGCGACGCCATGGCCGCGCTCGGGATGATTCCCAAGGAAGCCGCGAAAACCATCTGGGAGCGCGGTAAATGGGACATCGCCCGCATCGACGAGATCGAAAAGGAAACCCGGCATGACGTGCTGGCTTTCCTGACCAATCTCGGCGAGCATGTCGGGCCGGACGCGCGCTTCATCCATCAGGGCATGACCTCGAGCGACGTGCTGGATACCGCCTTCGCGGTGCAGCTCGCGCAGGCCGCCGATCTGCTGCTGGCCGATCTCGACGAGGTGCTGGAGGCGCTGAAACTCCGCGTCGAAATGCATCTCGACACGCTCTGCATTGGCCGAAGCCACGGCATTCATGCCGAGCCGACCAGCTTCGGCCTCAAGCTCGCCACGCATTACGCCGCCTTCAAGCGCGGCCGCAAGCGTCTCGAACTCGCCCGCGCCGAGATCGCCACTTGCGCCATCTCCGGCCCGGTCGGCACCTTCGCCACCGTCGATCCGCGCATCGAAAAGCATGTCGCGGAAAAGCTCGGCCTCGGCGTCGAGCCGATTTCGACCCAGGTGATTCCGCGCGACCGCCACGCGATGTTCTTCGCCGTGCTTGGCGTGATCGCCTCCACGATCGAGAATCTGGCCGTGGAAATCCGCCACCTGCAGCGCAGCGAAGTGCGCGAAGTGGAGGAAGCTTTCGCCAAGGGGCAAAAAGGCTCGTCGGCCATGCCGCATAAGCGCAATCCGGTGCTGTCGGAAAATCTCACCGGGCTCGCGCGCATCGTCCGCGCCGCCGTCACGCCCGCGCTCGAGAATGTCGCGCTGTGGCACGAGCGGGACATCTCTCATTCTGCGGTCGAGCGCGTGTTCGGCCCCGACGCGACCATCGCGCTCGATTTCGCGCTCGCGCGCCTCGCCGGCCTGGTCAGGGGACTGCTGATCTACCCCGAGCGGATGCATGAAAACCTCGATTCGCTCGGCGGGCTGCATTTCTCGCAGCGCGTCCTACTGGCGCTGATCGCGGCGGGCATGAGCCGCGAGGCCGCCTATGCCAAGGTGCAGGAAAACGCGATGAAGGTCTGGGATAAATTGCAGGTCGGCATCCATCCCGATTTCCGCGAACAGCTAGCGGCGGACCCCGAAATCGCCAAGCTGCTGCCGCCGGAAAAACTGGCAGAATGCTTCGACCTCAATTTCTATATCCGCCACGCTCGCGAGATTTGGGAGCGGGTGAAGTAG
- a CDS encoding tyrosine recombinase XerC has protein sequence MPKPDDAIAALIPTNAPLASDARRALGDWLAWLAGERRAAMHTVTAYASDMAQFIAFVSEHQAGHVGIAALGALELADLRAWLSWLAGRGLTAGSRARAVAALRGWMRWLDRTGVMHNDAVTLLRLPKVTRRLPRPLAISEMAALTEAAAAQDQAPWLAARDHALLLLLYGAGLRLGEALGLDHGDLAAGDRLTVRGKGDKERVAPLLPVVTEAIAAYIKIKPYSTDTKAPVFTGVRGKRLDPAVAERHMRRLRHQLGLPDSATPHALRHSFATHLLAGGADLRTLQELLGHASLSTTQVYTKIEQTQLERVYRNAHPRARGK, from the coding sequence ATGCCGAAGCCGGATGACGCCATCGCCGCCCTCATTCCTACCAATGCTCCGCTCGCGTCCGACGCGCGGCGGGCGCTCGGAGACTGGCTCGCCTGGCTGGCGGGCGAACGCCGGGCCGCCATGCATACCGTCACCGCCTATGCCAGCGACATGGCGCAGTTCATCGCTTTCGTTTCCGAACACCAAGCCGGCCATGTCGGCATCGCCGCCTTGGGAGCGCTGGAGCTTGCCGATCTGCGCGCCTGGCTCTCATGGCTCGCGGGACGCGGGCTGACGGCTGGGTCGCGCGCGCGCGCGGTCGCGGCGCTGCGCGGCTGGATGCGCTGGCTCGACCGTACCGGCGTCATGCATAACGACGCGGTGACTCTGCTGCGGCTGCCCAAGGTGACGCGACGGCTGCCGCGTCCGCTGGCGATAAGCGAGATGGCGGCGCTTACCGAAGCCGCCGCCGCGCAGGATCAAGCGCCGTGGCTCGCGGCGCGCGATCATGCGCTGCTGCTGCTGCTGTACGGCGCGGGATTGCGGCTCGGCGAGGCGCTCGGCCTCGACCATGGCGACCTGGCGGCAGGCGATAGGCTGACGGTGCGCGGCAAGGGTGACAAGGAGCGCGTCGCGCCGCTGCTGCCTGTCGTCACCGAAGCCATCGCCGCCTATATCAAAATAAAGCCCTATTCGACCGACACCAAAGCGCCGGTCTTTACCGGAGTGCGTGGGAAAAGGCTCGATCCCGCCGTCGCCGAGCGCCATATGCGCCGCCTGCGCCATCAATTGGGGCTGCCCGATAGCGCGACGCCGCACGCGCTGCGTCACAGCTTCGCCACGCATCTGCTGGCGGGCGGCGCGGATTTAAGAACGCTGCAGGAGCTTCTCGGCCACGCCTCGCTCTCGACCACGCAGGTCTATACCAAGATCGAGCAGACGCAGCTGGAGCGAGTTTATCGCAATGCGCATCCAAGGGCGCGGGGGAAATAA
- the lpdA gene encoding dihydrolipoyl dehydrogenase produces MTEQNFDLVVIGGGPGGYVAAIRAAQLGLKTACVEMRKTLGGTCLNVGCIPSKALLTSSEKYVEARHSFGQHGVKISGVSVDLPTMMAHKDRVVKDNTAGIDFLFKKNKIARFAGKGTITAPGQVTVTGEAGEQKLAAKNIIIATGSESMPLPGIAVDEKRIVSSTGALELAAIPKSMIVIGGGYIGLEMGSVWQRLGAKVTVVEFLDRILPTMDGEAAKLMHKLLAKQGMEFKLGMKVTSAAASASDVTLKLEPAAGGASETLTADVVLVAVGRRPYTEGLGLEQIGVALDERKRIKTGAHFETNIPGIYAIGDVIAGPMLAHKAEDEGSACAEIIAGQKPHINYDAIPGVVYTWPEAASVGKTEEELQKAGVQYKSGKFPFSANGRARAMGDTDGFVKVLADASTDRVLGVHIVGPDAGTMIAEAVLAMEFSASAEDIARTCHAHPTLNEALKEAALAVDGRAVHV; encoded by the coding sequence ATGACGGAACAGAACTTCGACCTGGTGGTGATCGGCGGCGGGCCGGGCGGCTATGTCGCGGCGATACGGGCGGCGCAGCTGGGCTTGAAGACGGCCTGTGTCGAGATGCGCAAGACGCTCGGCGGCACCTGCCTGAATGTGGGATGCATACCCTCGAAAGCGCTGCTGACCAGTTCCGAGAAATATGTCGAGGCGCGGCATTCCTTCGGCCAGCACGGCGTGAAGATCAGCGGCGTCAGCGTCGATCTGCCGACGATGATGGCGCATAAGGACCGCGTGGTGAAGGACAACACCGCCGGAATCGATTTCCTGTTCAAGAAAAACAAGATCGCGCGCTTTGCCGGCAAGGGGACAATCACCGCGCCGGGACAAGTGACCGTGACCGGCGAAGCGGGCGAGCAAAAACTCGCCGCGAAGAACATCATCATCGCCACCGGCTCTGAATCCATGCCGCTGCCGGGCATCGCGGTGGACGAAAAGCGCATCGTCTCCTCGACCGGCGCGCTGGAGCTTGCGGCGATTCCGAAAAGCATGATCGTGATCGGCGGCGGCTATATCGGGCTTGAGATGGGCTCGGTATGGCAGCGTCTCGGCGCCAAGGTCACCGTGGTGGAATTCCTGGACCGCATTCTTCCCACCATGGACGGCGAGGCCGCGAAGCTGATGCATAAACTTCTGGCGAAGCAGGGCATGGAATTCAAGCTCGGCATGAAAGTGACGAGCGCGGCGGCGAGCGCCAGCGACGTGACGTTGAAGCTCGAGCCCGCGGCAGGCGGCGCGAGCGAAACCCTGACCGCCGACGTGGTGCTGGTCGCGGTGGGCCGCCGCCCCTATACCGAGGGGCTGGGGCTGGAACAAATCGGTGTCGCGCTCGATGAACGGAAACGCATCAAGACCGGCGCGCATTTCGAGACCAATATTCCCGGTATCTATGCCATCGGCGATGTGATCGCCGGGCCGATGCTCGCGCACAAGGCCGAAGACGAAGGATCGGCCTGCGCCGAGATCATCGCCGGGCAAAAACCGCACATCAATTACGACGCGATTCCAGGCGTGGTTTATACTTGGCCGGAGGCGGCTTCGGTCGGCAAGACCGAGGAAGAGCTGCAAAAGGCCGGCGTGCAGTACAAAAGCGGGAAATTCCCGTTCTCCGCCAATGGCCGCGCCCGCGCGATGGGCGATACCGACGGTTTCGTGAAGGTTCTCGCGGACGCCAGCACCGACCGCGTGCTTGGCGTGCATATCGTCGGCCCAGACGCGGGCACGATGATCGCCGAAGCGGTTCTCGCCATGGAATTCTCGGCCAGCGCCGAAGACATCGCCCGCACCTGCCACGCCCATCCGACGCTCAACGAGGCTTTGAAAGAAGCCGCGCTCGCGGTAGACGGCCGCGCGGTGCATGTGTGA
- a CDS encoding DUF3108 domain-containing protein, whose translation MRIAIFIIAAMLWPVCARAETVRPMTLQYEVYVGGVHLLDGAAHVDIGAKTYRAAAKAETVGVWGEWFPWELAAESEGDAGDDSVTPKHHKLVSAWKHKPQSILLDYHDDGRVTYNDASTDAPEPQERLADDMVRSTFDPLSGVLQLMAHYMAHQDCNARAAVFDGKHRFDLIAKDLGTVNLRASEASAYAGPAHKCELRFDMIAGQGMKQDAGIKKFWQPMRGRGNRPPFTVWLGQIRPDLPPLPVRAESESPFGMVMINLQSWKLDPAPVIPAAVKSVKAKPARIQSAKFKSKTH comes from the coding sequence ATGAGAATTGCGATCTTCATTATCGCGGCGATGCTCTGGCCCGTATGTGCAAGAGCCGAGACCGTGCGCCCGATGACCTTGCAATATGAGGTCTATGTCGGCGGTGTGCATCTGCTCGACGGCGCGGCGCATGTCGATATCGGGGCCAAGACCTACCGCGCGGCGGCGAAGGCCGAAACTGTCGGCGTGTGGGGTGAATGGTTTCCCTGGGAGCTTGCCGCCGAAAGCGAGGGTGACGCCGGTGACGACAGCGTCACGCCCAAGCATCATAAACTCGTAAGCGCCTGGAAGCATAAGCCGCAGAGCATTCTGCTGGATTATCACGATGACGGGCGCGTCACCTATAATGACGCCTCGACCGACGCGCCGGAGCCGCAGGAACGCCTTGCCGACGACATGGTGCGCAGCACCTTCGATCCCTTGAGCGGCGTGCTGCAATTAATGGCGCACTACATGGCGCATCAGGATTGCAACGCCCGCGCGGCGGTCTTCGACGGCAAGCACCGCTTCGACCTCATCGCCAAGGATTTGGGCACGGTCAATCTGCGCGCGAGCGAAGCCTCGGCCTATGCCGGTCCGGCCCATAAATGCGAATTGCGCTTCGACATGATCGCCGGGCAAGGCATGAAGCAGGATGCGGGGATCAAGAAATTCTGGCAGCCGATGCGCGGGCGCGGCAATCGTCCGCCCTTTACCGTATGGCTCGGCCAAATCCGCCCCGATCTGCCGCCCTTGCCGGTGCGCGCCGAGAGCGAAAGCCCGTTCGGCATGGTGATGATCAATCTGCAGAGCTGGAAGCTGGACCCCGCGCCGGTCATTCCGGCGGCGGTAAAATCCGTTAAAGCCAAACCGGCGAGGATTCAATCAGCCAAATTCAAATCCAAGACGCACTAA
- the gph gene encoding phosphoglycolate phosphatase (PGP is an essential enzyme in the glycolate salvage pathway in higher organisms (photorespiration in plants). Phosphoglycolate results from the oxidase activity of RubisCO in the Calvin cycle when concentrations of carbon dioxide are low relative to oxygen. This enzyme is a member of the Haloacid Dehalogenase (HAD) superfamily of aspartate-nucleophile hydrolase enzymes (PF00702).): protein MAKKLSGVIFDLDGTLVDSAPDIRNALNEYLRALGRRALTLEEATGMIGDGVMLLVERALTTTGEKPGDIIPHVQSFMKIYRAINADPAQIYPGVMKILDFMRERNIALGLCTNKPEAATHKLLDDLKLAAYFSGVAGGDTYPLHKPNPEHLRGVIAMMGVDADRCVMVGDSPNDLAAARGLGVPCVLADYGYASVKDLPADAFIESMEGLPEALVRLGFEFG from the coding sequence ATGGCAAAGAAACTTTCCGGCGTTATTTTCGACCTTGACGGCACGCTGGTGGACAGCGCGCCGGACATCCGCAATGCGCTGAACGAATATCTCCGCGCGCTGGGGCGGCGCGCGCTGACGCTCGAGGAGGCGACGGGCATGATCGGCGACGGCGTCATGCTGCTGGTCGAGCGCGCGCTGACGACGACTGGCGAAAAGCCCGGCGACATCATTCCGCACGTCCAGAGCTTCATGAAGATTTACCGCGCCATCAATGCCGATCCCGCGCAGATTTATCCCGGCGTCATGAAAATCCTGGATTTCATGCGCGAACGGAATATCGCCCTCGGCCTATGCACCAACAAGCCGGAAGCCGCGACGCATAAACTGCTCGACGATCTGAAGCTCGCGGCCTATTTTTCCGGCGTGGCGGGTGGCGATACCTATCCCCTGCACAAGCCCAATCCCGAGCATTTGCGCGGCGTTATCGCCATGATGGGGGTCGATGCCGACCGTTGCGTCATGGTGGGGGACAGCCCCAATGATCTCGCCGCCGCGCGCGGCCTCGGCGTGCCGTGCGTGCTGGCCGATTACGGCTATGCGAGCGTCAAGGATTTGCCGGCGGACGCTTTCATCGAGAGCATGGAGGGCTTGCCGGAGGCCTTAGTGCGTCTTGGATTTGAATTTGGCTGA
- the glmU gene encoding bifunctional UDP-N-acetylglucosamine diphosphorylase/glucosamine-1-phosphate N-acetyltransferase GlmU, whose product MTKTALACIVLAAGRGTRMRSDLPKVLHPLAGLPMLGHVLKAAAALTPERTVVVTGPGMEDVAKFAAPHDTVTQKMQQGTADAVLAAQSKLKDFSGEVLVLYGDTPLVTASALQKLRDARQAADAAVVVAAFEAEEPAAYGRVVTDEDGQVTAIVEALDATPEQKTIRLCNAGMMLMKSPLMWDLLAAIDNNNAKREYYLTDAVSLARERGLKTAHAEIPAEAALGINDRVELAALEHIMQQRLREKAMRGGATLQDPQTVYFSHDTAIGRDVTVGANVIFAPGVTVEDGAQIRAFCHLEEARVGKGAIVGPFARLRPGTDLGAGAHVGNFVEIKKSAVGAGTKINHLTYIGDAEIGAGANIGAGTITCNYDGFRKHRTSIGDGAFIGSNTALVAPVEIGAGAFIGAGSVITDNVPPGTLAVARGRQVNFENWARKIRGEKKDKP is encoded by the coding sequence ATGACAAAAACTGCTCTTGCCTGCATCGTTCTCGCCGCCGGGCGCGGCACGCGCATGCGTTCCGATCTGCCCAAGGTTTTGCATCCGCTCGCCGGATTGCCGATGCTCGGCCATGTCCTCAAGGCCGCCGCCGCGCTGACGCCGGAGCGCACCGTCGTCGTGACCGGGCCGGGCATGGAAGATGTCGCGAAATTCGCCGCGCCGCATGACACCGTCACGCAAAAAATGCAGCAAGGCACGGCGGACGCGGTTCTCGCGGCGCAATCGAAACTCAAGGATTTTTCCGGCGAGGTGCTGGTTCTGTATGGCGACACCCCGCTGGTGACGGCGTCGGCGCTGCAAAAACTGCGCGATGCCCGTCAGGCGGCGGACGCTGCCGTGGTCGTGGCGGCGTTCGAGGCCGAAGAACCCGCCGCCTATGGCCGCGTGGTGACGGACGAGGACGGCCAGGTGACCGCCATCGTCGAGGCTCTCGACGCCACGCCGGAACAGAAAACCATCCGCCTATGCAACGCGGGCATGATGCTCATGAAATCCCCGCTGATGTGGGACTTGCTGGCGGCGATCGACAACAACAACGCCAAGCGGGAATATTACCTGACCGACGCCGTCAGTCTGGCGCGCGAGCGCGGCCTCAAGACCGCCCATGCCGAAATTCCCGCCGAAGCCGCGCTCGGGATCAACGACCGCGTGGAGTTGGCCGCGCTCGAACATATCATGCAGCAGCGCCTGCGCGAAAAAGCCATGCGCGGCGGCGCGACGCTGCAAGACCCGCAAACCGTCTATTTCTCCCACGACACCGCGATCGGACGCGACGTGACCGTCGGCGCGAATGTTATCTTCGCGCCGGGCGTGACCGTCGAAGACGGCGCGCAAATCCGGGCTTTCTGCCATCTGGAAGAGGCGCGGGTCGGCAAGGGCGCCATCGTCGGGCCGTTCGCCCGCCTGCGCCCCGGTACGGATCTGGGCGCAGGCGCGCATGTCGGCAATTTCGTCGAAATCAAGAAATCCGCCGTCGGCGCGGGCACCAAGATCAACCATCTGACCTATATCGGCGACGCCGAGATCGGCGCGGGCGCGAATATCGGCGCGGGCACCATCACCTGCAATTACGACGGCTTTCGCAAGCATCGCACTTCCATCGGCGACGGCGCGTTTATCGGCTCGAACACGGCGCTGGTCGCGCCCGTGGAAATCGGCGCGGGCGCCTTTATCGGCGCGGGCAGCGTGATTACCGACAACGTCCCGCCCGGCACGCTTGCCGTGGCCCGTGGCAGGCAGGTCAATTTCGAGAACTGGGCGCGCAAGATCCGGGGGGAGAAGAAGGATAAGCCTTGA
- a CDS encoding type II toxin-antitoxin system RelE/ParE family toxin gives MIDILEYRDEQDSSPFARWFDRLDSQAAAKIATALYRVEQGNMSRVEGVGSGVYEYKINFGPGYRIYFGKDGERLVILLGGGSKKRQSADIAAAAACWQDYKRRKR, from the coding sequence ATGATCGACATTCTGGAATACAGGGATGAGCAGGACAGCTCGCCTTTTGCGCGATGGTTCGACAGGCTGGATTCGCAGGCCGCCGCGAAAATCGCAACCGCGCTGTACCGGGTGGAACAAGGCAATATGTCCAGAGTCGAAGGCGTAGGCAGCGGCGTTTATGAGTACAAGATAAATTTCGGCCCCGGCTACAGAATTTACTTCGGCAAAGATGGAGAGCGGCTCGTCATTTTACTGGGCGGCGGTTCAAAGAAACGCCAGAGCGCGGATATAGCGGCTGCGGCGGCTTGCTGGCAGGATTACAAACGGCGGAAAAGATAA
- a CDS encoding transcriptional regulator, which produces MALTREFRTTLHERAQRDAKFRREMLREGVETMLAGDVAAGKAILRDYINASIGFRDLAAATHIPAKSLMRMFGPSGNPRADNLFQVIGHLQHEEGMALKFSHR; this is translated from the coding sequence GTGGCGCTGACAAGAGAATTCAGGACGACTTTACACGAGCGCGCCCAGCGGGACGCGAAGTTCCGGCGCGAGATGCTCCGGGAAGGCGTCGAAACCATGCTGGCGGGCGATGTCGCGGCGGGCAAGGCGATTCTGCGCGATTACATCAACGCCTCGATAGGATTCCGCGACTTGGCGGCGGCGACGCATATCCCGGCCAAAAGCCTGATGCGCATGTTCGGACCGAGCGGCAACCCGCGCGCCGATAATTTATTTCAGGTCATCGGCCATCTGCAGCATGAAGAAGGAATGGCGCTGAAATTCAGCCATCGGTAG